A single genomic interval of Camelina sativa cultivar DH55 chromosome 11, Cs, whole genome shotgun sequence harbors:
- the LOC104721619 gene encoding hydroxyproline O-galactosyltransferase HPGT2, with amino-acid sequence MMESLPTTVSAKSDRRGRSSKSQNNSKPSLILAFFSCLAWLYVAGRLWQDAQYRAALNTVLKNNYDQRPKVLTVEDKLVVLGCKDLERRIVETEMELAQAKSEGYLKNQKSVSSSGKKMLAVIGVYTGFGSHLKRNKFRGSWMPRDDALKKLEERGVVIRFVIGRSANRGDSLDRKIDEENRATKDFLILENHEEAQEELPKKVKFFYSAAVQNWDAEFYVKVDDNVDLDLEGMIGLLETRRGQDGAYIGCMKSGDVITEEGSQWYEPEWWKFGDDKSYFRHATGSLVILSKNLAQYININSGLLKTYAFDDTTIGSWMIGVQATYIDDNRLCCSSTRQEKVCSMA; translated from the exons ATGATGGAGAGCTTACCAACGACGGTCTCAGCTAAATCAGACCGGCGAGGTAGGTCGTCCAAGTCTCAGAATAACTCCAAGCCCTCTCTTATCTTAGCCTTCTTCTCTTGCCTTGCTTGGCTCTACGTCGCTGGCCG GTTATGGCAAGATGCGCAGTACAGAGCAGCACTCAATACTGTGCTTAAGAATAATTATGATCAG AGGCCTAAGGTTCTTACGGTGGAGGACAAGCTTGTGGTTCTTGGATGCAA AGATCTTGAGAGGAGAATTGTTGAAACTGAAATGGAGTTGGCACAGGCAAAGAGTGAAGGCTATCTTAAAAACCAGAAAAGTGTCTCTTCTTCAGGGAAGAAGATGCTTGCTGTTATTGGAGTTTACACAGGCTTTGGAAGTCACTTGAAGCGCAATAAGTTTAGAGGCTCTTGGATGCCACGAG ATGATGCTCTGAAAAAACTTGAGGAAAGAGGAGTTGTCATACGCTTTGTGATTGGTCGGAG TGCTAACCGAGGTGATAGCCTAGATAGGAAAATTGACGAAGAAAATCGTGCAACTAAAGACTTTTTGATTCTT GAGAATCACGAGGAAGCCCAAGAAGAGTTACCGAAGAAAGTGAAGTTCTTCTACAGTGCTGCTGTTCAGAATTGGGATGCAGAGTTTTATGTCAAAGTTGATGACAACGTGGACCTAGATCTTG AGGGGATGATTGGGCTTCTTGAAACCCGCCGTGGTCAAGATGGTGCTTACATTGGGTGCATGAAGTCTGGAGATGTGATTACTGAAGA GGGAAGTCAATGGTATGAGCCTGAGTGGTGGAAATTTGGGGATGACAAATC GTACTTCCGTCATGCAACTGGTTCGCTTGTAATACTCTCCAAAAATCTGGCTCAGTATATCAATATAAACAG TGGATTGTTGAAGACCTATGCGTTTGATGATACCACAATTGGATCATGGATGATTGGCGTCCAGGCAACATATATAGACGACAATCGCCTTTGCTGCAGCAGCACAAGACAAG AAAAAGTATGTTCCATGGCATGA
- the LOC104721622 gene encoding uncharacterized protein LOC104721622, translating to MASNACKLLCLVLVFAFINQGYGDCHLNYLSVKQSKTGKMIENKPEWEVRVRNPCIRCKFQYAKLLCVGFKSVTPVPTSSLSKSGDICLLNAGNFIFPHVDFVFKYVWDTSFDLKVIDGVIVCP from the exons ATGGCATCAAACGCTTGCAAACTCCTTTGCCTTGTTCTAGTCTTCGCATTCATCAACCaag GGTATGGAGACTGTCATCTAAATTACCTATCAGTGAAACAATCGAAGACCGGAAAAATGATTGAGAACAAACCGGAGTGGGAAGTGAGAGTAAGGAACCCTTGTATTAGGTGCAAATTCCAGTACGCAAAGTTGTTATGTGTCGGTTTCAAATCGGTCACTCCCGTCCCTACCTCGTCGTTGTCGAAATCAGGCGACATTTGTCTCCTCAACGCCGGTAATTTCATCTTCCCGCACGTGGACTTCGTTTTCAAATACGTATGGGACACCAGCTTCGACCTCAAGGTCATCGACGGCGTCATCGTTTGCccttaa
- the LOC104721623 gene encoding uncharacterized protein LOC104721623, translating into MTTKACKFLCLVLFFAFVTQGYGSDAGNFYSLKSLSVKQSKTGKMVKNKPEWEVKVMNSSPCYFTFTTMSCVGFQSVTPIPDSVVSKSGDICLLYKDSAFHDFSFKYVWDTSFDLKILSGSIACS; encoded by the exons ATGACAACAAAGGCTTGCAAATTCCTTTGCCTCGTTCTCTTCTTTGCCTTTGTCACCCAAG GGTATGGGTCTGACGCCGGTAATTTTTATTCTCTCAAGAGCCTTTCGGTGAAACAATCGAAGACCGGAAAAATGGTAAAGAACAAACCGGAGTGGGAAGTGAAAGTGATGAATTCGTCTCCCTGCTATTTCACTTTCACAACGATGTCATGTGTCGGTTTCCAATCGGTCACTCCCATCCCCGATTCCGTGGTATCCAAGTCCGGTGATATCTGTCTCCTCTACAAAGACTCGGCGTTCCATGACTTCAGTTTCAAGTACGTATGGGACACGAGCTTCGACCTCAAGATCCTCTCCGGCAGCATCGCTTGCTCTTGA